In one window of Paracoccus saliphilus DNA:
- a CDS encoding DEAD/DEAH box helicase, producing the protein MTVNFTLGDLVRARGREWVALPTPGEGLLALRPLSGNENDIVVLAPDLELTPVEAARFDLPDDARTTVQSKAALLADALRLTLRRGAGPFRSAAQLAFEPRTYQLVPLLMALRLQVPRLLIADDVGIGKTIEAGLILRELMDRGEVDAFSVLCPPHLVDQWITELKDRFGIDAVAVTSGTAARLERNLPLAQTLFDAYPFTVVSLDYIKAEKRRDGFARACPDFVIVDEAHACVGTHKGKQQRFDLLQGLARDTARRLILLTATPHSGDEDAFARLLSLIDTEFGTVNFDNQKYRERLVRHFVQRRRVDLVEGDWDENRSFPRHETTEYSYRLNDEHRAFQEAVLDYCFSVVSRAGNAQKDRRLAFWGTLALMRCVGSSPAAAMSALRNRASNDDDRLEPQIYDEDGDDEDAVDIEPNTVFSNDPALQGLLDKASELLTAEDPKLNALIMALKPLIKEGANPVVFCRYLATAEHVKEGLRKAFPKLNVQAVTGELTPDERRDRVAEMAAEETAATDQRILVATDCLSEGINLQQLFDTVIHYDLSWNPTRHQQREGRVDRFGQPAELVRSIMMFSPDSAVDGAVLDVILRKAEEIRKATGVTVPLPDERGPVTDALMAAMMLRRGGGSHKQLTLDLQLDDGIQVMETRWRDASENEKRSRARFAQNAMKPSEVAPEWDKMKALLGSPAETLEFLERAMSRFGVPLEKRKSLQFAHVHALQDSLKEKLEQHGLKSSLKLATQEPVPSGASLLTRTHPLTSSLAESLLEASLDTEALPDLGIGRVGAWPSAAVTQMTRVALLRIRYKLTVHARRGRLLLAEEAALVALDSSTVLASGSEARALLASQATADLAPVARDRMINIAKAALPDLLGGPIADFVQKRAAELVEDHARLRAAAGSASRVSVEPIIPPDVIGLFVLVPGDV; encoded by the coding sequence ATGACTGTGAATTTTACTCTTGGAGATCTCGTCAGAGCTCGCGGCCGTGAATGGGTTGCCTTGCCGACACCCGGTGAGGGCCTGCTCGCCCTGCGCCCTCTCTCGGGCAATGAAAACGACATCGTGGTTCTTGCTCCGGATCTCGAGCTTACACCGGTAGAAGCCGCTCGCTTCGACCTGCCTGACGATGCGCGCACGACAGTGCAGTCCAAGGCGGCTCTTCTCGCCGACGCGTTGCGACTGACCCTCCGCCGGGGGGCCGGTCCGTTCCGATCCGCCGCACAGCTTGCTTTTGAGCCTCGGACGTACCAACTGGTCCCGCTTCTCATGGCCCTTCGGCTTCAGGTCCCGCGTCTGTTGATTGCCGACGACGTTGGCATCGGCAAGACCATCGAAGCGGGTCTGATCCTCCGCGAACTGATGGATCGCGGAGAGGTCGATGCGTTTTCGGTTCTTTGCCCTCCGCACCTCGTGGACCAGTGGATCACCGAACTGAAGGATCGCTTCGGGATCGATGCCGTGGCCGTCACCTCCGGGACTGCGGCACGTCTGGAGCGCAATCTCCCATTGGCGCAAACCCTTTTTGATGCCTACCCCTTCACGGTGGTCAGCCTTGACTACATCAAAGCCGAGAAACGCCGGGATGGGTTCGCCAGGGCCTGCCCGGATTTCGTTATCGTCGATGAAGCACACGCCTGCGTCGGGACGCACAAGGGAAAGCAGCAGCGTTTCGACCTCCTCCAAGGCCTTGCACGCGATACCGCGCGTCGGTTGATCCTGCTGACAGCTACGCCGCACTCCGGGGACGAAGACGCGTTCGCTCGGCTTCTGTCGCTGATCGACACGGAATTCGGGACCGTCAACTTCGACAACCAGAAATACCGCGAGCGCCTTGTCAGGCACTTTGTTCAGCGGCGGCGCGTCGACCTAGTCGAGGGCGACTGGGATGAGAACCGCTCGTTCCCCAGGCACGAGACCACCGAATACTCGTACCGCCTGAACGACGAGCACCGGGCCTTCCAAGAGGCCGTACTTGATTATTGCTTCTCGGTCGTGTCACGGGCTGGAAACGCGCAAAAGGATCGCCGCCTTGCCTTCTGGGGCACTCTGGCGCTGATGCGCTGTGTTGGATCGTCACCCGCAGCCGCAATGAGCGCGTTGCGAAACCGGGCTTCTAATGACGACGACCGCCTCGAGCCGCAGATTTACGACGAAGATGGCGATGACGAAGACGCCGTGGACATCGAGCCAAACACCGTCTTCTCAAATGATCCCGCTCTCCAAGGGCTACTCGACAAGGCCAGCGAACTTCTGACGGCCGAAGATCCCAAACTGAACGCCCTCATCATGGCCCTCAAACCCTTGATCAAAGAAGGCGCTAACCCCGTCGTCTTCTGCCGCTACCTCGCCACTGCCGAACATGTGAAGGAAGGGCTTCGCAAGGCCTTCCCCAAACTAAATGTGCAGGCCGTGACGGGTGAATTGACGCCGGACGAGCGTCGTGATCGCGTCGCGGAAATGGCGGCGGAAGAAACTGCCGCCACAGATCAGCGCATCCTTGTCGCCACGGACTGCCTGTCGGAGGGGATCAACCTTCAACAGCTGTTCGACACCGTGATCCACTACGACCTTTCCTGGAATCCGACGCGCCATCAACAGCGCGAAGGTCGCGTGGATCGTTTCGGGCAACCCGCCGAACTCGTTCGCTCGATCATGATGTTTTCGCCCGACAGCGCCGTCGACGGTGCAGTGTTGGATGTCATTCTCCGCAAAGCCGAAGAAATTCGCAAGGCGACGGGCGTGACCGTGCCTCTCCCCGACGAACGGGGACCGGTCACCGATGCTTTGATGGCCGCAATGATGCTCCGTCGTGGCGGTGGCAGCCACAAGCAGTTGACGCTGGATCTGCAACTCGACGACGGCATCCAAGTGATGGAGACCCGTTGGCGCGATGCAAGTGAGAACGAGAAACGGTCACGCGCCCGGTTTGCACAAAACGCCATGAAACCGAGTGAAGTCGCCCCTGAATGGGACAAGATGAAAGCCCTGCTCGGATCACCAGCGGAAACGCTCGAATTCCTCGAGCGCGCGATGTCTCGGTTCGGGGTTCCCCTTGAAAAGAGGAAATCGCTGCAGTTCGCCCACGTGCATGCCCTTCAGGATAGCCTGAAGGAAAAGCTGGAGCAGCATGGCCTGAAGAGCTCACTAAAGCTGGCCACGCAGGAACCGGTGCCCTCAGGGGCTTCGCTTCTGACCAGAACCCATCCGCTGACATCGTCCTTGGCGGAAAGCCTGCTTGAAGCCTCTCTTGATACCGAAGCATTGCCGGATCTGGGCATCGGTCGTGTTGGGGCCTGGCCGAGTGCCGCCGTCACTCAGATGACGCGTGTCGCTCTATTGCGTATTCGCTACAAGCTCACGGTTCATGCACGGCGCGGGCGCCTTCTGCTGGCAGAAGAAGCTGCCCTTGTTGCCCTCGACAGCAGCACGGTACTTGCGTCTGGCAGCGAGGCACGCGCGCTGCTTGCCTCCCAGGCAACTGCGGATCTCGCGCCTGTCGCCCGCGACCGAATGATCAATATAGCGAAGGCAGCCCTTCCTGACCTGCTGGGCGGCCCGATTGCCGATTTCGTGCAGAAGCGCGCCGCGGAGCTGGTTGAAGACCACGCCCGCCTTCGTGCTGCCGCCGGTTCCGCGTCGCGTGTCAGTGTGGAGCCGATCATTCCCCCAGACGTCATCGGCCTCTTCGTTCTTGTTCCGGGGGACGTGTAA
- a CDS encoding Eco57I restriction-modification methylase domain-containing protein codes for MARKPITDMSAWPSLSLEGNLIAPAMIAKIDQRQAPEQSPEEYGVRKGLQIREEIATAFRVGQSHFDAFAKIEPPSVAATSRFFADFFKETFGYTDLAVAAAPIALTASDRVPVVVVPPSELLDRRSPTLSTDRSRSPAFALQDHLNDRDEALWGIVTNGMQLRLMRDNASLTRPAYIEADLAQMFTNEDIASFAVLWLLIHRTRFGAADTPATDCPLERWRDAGSKEGEAARDRLADQVQLALKLLGSGFLEANPDLAAKLRSGEVNLTEWFNELLRLVYRLIFLMVAEDRNLLHPEKAKPKARALYAQGYSFQSLREQCYRAATWDKHHDRYEGVKIVFRALTHGQPVLALPALGGLFAEDRLPHLETARLRNRAFMEALYRLSWLADKNGMVPVNWRAMETEELGSVYESLLELQPQLGDDGRTLVFASEAAEQKGNQRKTTGSYYTPDNLVQALLDTALDPVLDKTEAEADDPEQALLKLSVIDPACGSGHFLLAAARRIATRLARIRAEGTPSLADFRHALRDVARCCIYGVDRNPMAVELTKVALWIETVDPGLPLGFFDAQIRCGDSLLGVFELKVLEDGIPDAAYKPLTGDDKDTARYYLQANRAATSGQGGFDFGTGQVAMPEMKPLALDFSGFRDLPEDTVEQIGAKAVRFKELRKGQAFVRATAAANLYVAAFLLPKVGGAPTGSSTRTVPTTEELWMALNQGKLRQAMVDAPKAARRARAFHWPLEFPDVMQRGGFDVVLGNPPWEVMQLSDKEYFALRNPEIAELTGAKRKKAIEALAHTDPNAYSEYQFEKRLSSAANDFAREATHFSLVSKGKVNTFSLFAALALALTGRNGWSGIILPAEILTSETLSDFLKNLVDSKLLKTAFAFENEEFAFPGIANVVRFCLLTFSRDQGEDSKIEMAHFLRQVAQLGDQERIVGLSPGDFVTFTPSLGTSPIFRSRHDFELSNQLFSSLPRMGGKTDGYWELEAKQGLFNMTSSSSLFHEKGELEGHGLMLTRGMEFEGKGTNFVPLYEGKFISHFDHRFSSYHNLGKEKGRGGRGLPPVKIEEYQDPSFEVLPRYWVETSDVRDVLESFDWHRRWMIAWRDIANAKVERTTTFSVIPWSAVGDTASLLFPHHQPSECAYLLANLNSLVLDYCARQIVGGTHMTIGYLRQLPVLGPDFYTEERAEFVKSRTLELTYTSNSVAPFARDLGHDGPPFAWDEDRRAHLRAELDAFYARAYGLTRDELRYILDPADVKGPDYPSETFRVLKEKEIRQHGEYRTRRLVLEVWDRMEQDGTFAALGMADGTSAVAQQIELSPLNQYQDAVWAWPQGVNERDRVRAQLRAMVGILPGPSDARRVRLAALACLQPGLLDGFLTEADRREWQRLMAHSTGVTQLVPPTNSAWGAAFNAHYSSAVLDVSSDGTRWSAGPTLDRSTLNASDPYVGRAIFAWSRLEGVDLEHGLTQVSAEVLPFIREGSLAA; via the coding sequence ATGGCCCGCAAACCAATTACCGATATGTCCGCGTGGCCGTCGCTGAGCCTCGAAGGCAACCTGATCGCGCCAGCGATGATCGCCAAGATCGATCAGCGCCAGGCGCCTGAACAATCCCCTGAGGAATACGGGGTTCGCAAAGGCCTGCAAATCCGCGAGGAAATCGCCACCGCCTTCCGCGTCGGCCAATCGCATTTCGACGCCTTTGCGAAGATCGAGCCTCCCTCGGTCGCCGCGACCTCGCGTTTCTTCGCCGATTTCTTTAAGGAAACCTTCGGGTACACCGATCTCGCGGTGGCAGCAGCACCGATCGCCCTCACGGCGTCCGACCGTGTGCCCGTTGTGGTCGTCCCGCCGTCCGAGCTGCTTGATCGCCGCAGCCCGACGCTCTCGACGGACAGGTCGCGCTCTCCGGCCTTCGCCCTGCAGGACCACCTGAATGATCGGGACGAGGCCCTTTGGGGCATAGTGACCAACGGGATGCAGTTGCGCCTCATGCGCGACAATGCCTCCCTGACCCGCCCAGCCTATATCGAGGCCGATCTGGCGCAGATGTTCACCAACGAGGACATCGCGTCCTTTGCGGTGCTCTGGCTCCTGATCCACCGCACCCGCTTCGGCGCGGCAGACACCCCCGCCACCGATTGCCCTCTCGAACGCTGGCGCGATGCCGGCTCCAAGGAAGGCGAAGCCGCGCGCGATCGCCTGGCTGATCAGGTCCAGCTGGCCCTCAAACTGCTCGGCTCGGGCTTCCTCGAAGCCAACCCCGACCTCGCCGCAAAACTGCGCTCCGGCGAAGTGAACCTGACCGAATGGTTCAACGAACTCCTGCGTCTCGTCTACCGCCTGATCTTCCTGATGGTAGCCGAGGACCGGAACCTCCTTCACCCCGAAAAGGCCAAGCCCAAGGCGCGCGCCCTCTACGCTCAGGGCTATTCGTTTCAGTCGCTGCGCGAGCAATGCTACCGCGCCGCAACATGGGACAAGCACCATGACCGCTACGAGGGGGTGAAGATCGTCTTCCGCGCCCTCACGCATGGCCAGCCCGTCCTTGCGCTGCCCGCCCTCGGCGGCCTCTTCGCCGAGGATAGGCTGCCCCACCTCGAAACCGCCCGCCTGCGCAACCGCGCCTTCATGGAGGCGCTCTATCGCCTGTCCTGGCTCGCCGACAAGAACGGCATGGTCCCGGTCAACTGGCGTGCGATGGAGACCGAGGAACTGGGCTCGGTCTATGAATCCCTCCTCGAACTCCAGCCGCAACTCGGCGACGATGGCAGGACGCTGGTCTTCGCCTCCGAAGCCGCCGAGCAGAAGGGGAACCAGCGCAAGACCACCGGTTCCTACTACACGCCTGACAACCTCGTTCAGGCTCTCCTCGACACCGCGCTCGACCCGGTGCTGGACAAGACCGAGGCTGAGGCGGACGATCCGGAACAGGCGCTCCTGAAACTCTCGGTCATCGACCCGGCCTGCGGCTCCGGCCACTTCCTGCTGGCCGCCGCCCGTCGCATCGCCACCCGCTTGGCTCGCATCCGGGCCGAGGGCACACCGTCGCTGGCCGATTTCCGGCATGCGCTGCGCGATGTGGCCCGATGCTGCATCTATGGGGTCGACCGCAACCCGATGGCGGTGGAGCTGACCAAGGTCGCTCTCTGGATCGAGACGGTGGATCCCGGGCTTCCGCTCGGCTTCTTCGATGCGCAGATTCGATGCGGCGACTCGCTGCTGGGCGTGTTCGAGCTCAAGGTGCTGGAGGACGGCATTCCCGACGCCGCCTACAAGCCGTTAACCGGCGACGATAAGGATACGGCGCGTTACTACCTGCAGGCCAACCGCGCCGCGACCTCGGGGCAAGGCGGGTTCGATTTCGGCACCGGCCAGGTTGCCATGCCCGAGATGAAACCGCTGGCGCTGGATTTCTCGGGCTTTCGCGACCTGCCCGAGGATACGGTGGAACAGATCGGGGCCAAAGCCGTGCGGTTCAAGGAACTGCGCAAGGGGCAGGCCTTTGTGCGCGCGACGGCGGCGGCGAACCTTTATGTGGCAGCCTTCCTGCTGCCCAAGGTGGGCGGCGCACCGACAGGGTCGTCGACCCGCACCGTGCCGACGACCGAGGAGCTATGGATGGCCCTTAATCAGGGCAAGCTGCGGCAGGCGATGGTGGACGCGCCCAAGGCCGCCCGCCGCGCACGAGCGTTTCACTGGCCGCTTGAATTCCCCGATGTGATGCAGCGCGGCGGGTTCGATGTGGTGCTGGGCAACCCGCCTTGGGAGGTGATGCAGCTTTCGGACAAGGAGTACTTCGCGTTACGGAATCCTGAGATAGCAGAATTGACGGGCGCCAAGCGTAAAAAGGCAATTGAAGCCTTGGCACACACTGACCCCAATGCGTACTCCGAATACCAGTTTGAAAAACGCCTATCTAGCGCGGCAAATGACTTCGCAAGAGAAGCAACGCACTTCAGCTTAGTTTCAAAGGGAAAAGTGAACACCTTCAGTCTTTTCGCAGCGTTGGCTTTGGCGCTGACCGGAAGGAATGGCTGGTCCGGAATTATTCTTCCTGCAGAGATACTTACCAGCGAAACGCTTTCTGATTTTCTGAAGAATCTTGTTGATTCCAAGCTATTGAAGACCGCCTTTGCGTTCGAAAATGAGGAGTTCGCTTTCCCCGGAATCGCAAATGTTGTGCGGTTTTGCTTGCTTACGTTCTCAAGAGATCAGGGTGAGGATTCTAAGATAGAGATGGCGCACTTCTTGCGTCAGGTTGCACAGTTGGGCGATCAAGAAAGGATCGTTGGCCTCTCACCAGGTGATTTTGTCACCTTTACTCCTTCGCTTGGAACTAGTCCGATATTTCGATCCCGCCACGACTTCGAGCTTTCCAATCAACTGTTCAGTTCGCTCCCGCGTATGGGTGGTAAGACGGATGGCTATTGGGAGCTCGAAGCGAAGCAGGGTCTGTTTAACATGACCTCGAGTAGCTCGCTATTTCATGAGAAGGGAGAGCTGGAAGGGCACGGTCTCATGCTGACAAGGGGCATGGAATTTGAGGGCAAAGGAACTAACTTTGTGCCGCTATACGAGGGAAAGTTTATATCTCATTTTGATCATCGGTTCAGTTCATATCACAACCTCGGAAAGGAAAAAGGTCGAGGTGGGCGCGGGCTTCCACCAGTAAAAATTGAAGAGTATCAAGATCCAAGTTTTGAGGTTCTGCCACGGTACTGGGTAGAAACATCAGACGTCAGAGACGTGCTCGAATCCTTTGACTGGCACAGGCGTTGGATGATCGCTTGGAGAGATATAGCAAACGCAAAAGTAGAGCGTACCACGACATTCTCGGTAATTCCGTGGTCCGCGGTCGGTGATACTGCATCTCTACTTTTTCCACACCACCAGCCCAGCGAGTGTGCGTACCTTTTGGCTAATCTTAACTCGCTTGTTCTGGACTATTGCGCTCGACAGATTGTTGGCGGGACACATATGACGATTGGGTATTTGAGACAGCTGCCTGTTTTAGGGCCCGATTTCTATACAGAAGAACGTGCTGAATTCGTCAAGTCGCGAACTCTGGAACTCACCTACACCTCGAACAGTGTCGCCCCATTTGCCCGCGATCTGGGCCATGACGGCCCGCCCTTCGCCTGGGACGAGGATCGTCGCGCCCACCTCCGCGCAGAACTGGACGCCTTCTACGCCCGCGCCTACGGCCTGACCCGCGACGAGCTGCGCTACATCCTCGACCCCGCCGACGTGAAGGGCCCCGACTATCCCTCGGAAACCTTCCGCGTCCTGAAGGAAAAGGAAATCCGTCAACACGGCGAATACCGCACCCGCCGCCTCGTCCTAGAAGTCTGGGACCGGATGGAGCAGGATGGCACGTTTGCCGCTCTCGGTATGGCTGACGGAACTTCTGCCGTCGCCCAACAAATCGAGCTTTCCCCGCTCAACCAGTATCAGGATGCCGTGTGGGCGTGGCCTCAGGGTGTCAATGAGCGAGACAGAGTCCGGGCACAGCTTCGGGCGATGGTCGGTATCCTGCCAGGGCCTTCCGATGCCCGTCGCGTCCGTCTGGCTGCGCTCGCCTGCCTTCAGCCAGGTCTGCTGGATGGGTTCCTGACGGAAGCGGATCGCCGAGAGTGGCAACGTCTCATGGCGCACTCGACAGGCGTGACCCAGCTTGTACCGCCAACGAATTCAGCATGGGGCGCGGCCTTCAATGCGCATTATTCCTCGGCGGTGTTGGATGTCTCATCCGACGGCACACGATGGAGCGCAGGCCCGACACTTGACCGATCGACCCTGAATGCAAGCGACCCTTATGTCGGCCGCGCAATCTTCGCATGGTCAAGGCTGGAAGGTGTGGATCTGGAGCATGGACTGACGCAGGTATCGGCCGAAGTTCTGCCCTTTATTCGGGAGGGCAGCCTTGCAGCCTGA
- a CDS encoding DUF2326 domain-containing protein, producing MQPDLFQPSEIEFNLPEGQQGPRLWVRRLALWRDPQTLLRDIPLRRGVNIIWSPDLSMNGIGATPHGSGKTTFCRLIRYCLGERTFANDEQRPLMQQKLPNGFVGAEVIIDGECWVVTRPIGMNLPSRATHAECIEETFDQLLVGTEPPTIAPVISDRFCARYRDQVPDNLKAEQVWDVLLAWLTRDQECRLDDVFDWRSKRSGSGSPAQELSLETRLTVVRLAIGALSADEVQATKEARAHTRERDTLREKLGHLDWFQSQRFDELCERLAYPKDRDPTEEIVRKELIDKAYEELAKVLGTEHSKGNRPSDALRHKRNLLQSKRNESSDERAEKKALLNSLPSQISAARAEQGTEQARLETGVIVRCAICHVSIDEVKANGCGVSLQRCNLDEVKARIERTEKNVAELEHQKRELPEEIEKLDQEIARLDGEISKIDESFSQLEQQASDANEAINRAQDLVREANWFDRQLGDRARIVQRLEGVEKMLEGQRQKMGLERERAAAAIGDLETYFRQLVATLMPNGCTGKVKLDGNGLHPEILLDRGAGLSTAAVESFKIVAFDLAAMILSVNGKADLPSFLIHDSPREADLDAGIYSNFFDFALSLEEKTSPPPFQYIVTTTTAPAQITADHHSVRLKLSSTPPEARLFAMDFG from the coding sequence TTGCAGCCTGATCTGTTTCAGCCGTCCGAGATTGAATTCAACCTGCCAGAAGGGCAGCAAGGGCCGCGTCTGTGGGTTCGGAGACTGGCGCTCTGGCGCGATCCCCAGACACTGCTGCGCGACATCCCACTTCGGCGTGGGGTCAACATCATCTGGTCGCCCGATCTGTCGATGAACGGAATCGGTGCGACACCTCATGGCAGCGGCAAGACCACGTTCTGCCGTCTGATCCGATATTGCTTGGGCGAGCGCACCTTCGCCAACGACGAACAGCGCCCGCTCATGCAGCAAAAATTGCCGAACGGCTTTGTTGGCGCCGAAGTCATCATTGATGGCGAGTGTTGGGTGGTCACCCGTCCTATTGGCATGAACCTGCCATCCCGCGCCACCCACGCTGAGTGCATCGAGGAGACATTTGACCAGCTTCTGGTCGGCACCGAACCTCCAACGATTGCGCCGGTGATATCCGACAGATTTTGTGCGCGGTATCGAGATCAGGTTCCGGACAACTTGAAGGCAGAGCAAGTCTGGGACGTCCTGCTGGCTTGGCTCACCCGCGATCAGGAATGCCGCCTGGATGACGTTTTCGACTGGCGTTCCAAGCGATCCGGTTCAGGATCACCTGCACAGGAGCTCTCACTTGAAACAAGGCTGACGGTCGTGCGCCTGGCTATCGGGGCGCTCTCCGCGGACGAAGTTCAAGCCACGAAGGAGGCCAGAGCGCATACACGTGAGCGCGACACTCTGCGTGAGAAGCTTGGCCATCTCGACTGGTTCCAGAGTCAAAGGTTTGACGAGCTTTGTGAACGCCTTGCTTATCCCAAAGACCGTGATCCTACGGAAGAAATCGTTCGCAAGGAGTTGATCGACAAGGCGTATGAAGAACTTGCAAAGGTCCTCGGCACCGAGCACTCCAAGGGCAATCGCCCTAGCGACGCTCTGCGTCACAAGCGAAACCTTCTGCAGTCCAAACGAAACGAGAGCAGCGACGAAAGGGCAGAAAAGAAAGCCCTATTGAACAGCCTGCCGAGCCAGATTTCTGCTGCACGCGCCGAACAAGGAACCGAGCAGGCGAGACTTGAGACCGGTGTTATTGTCCGTTGCGCAATTTGCCATGTCAGCATCGATGAAGTGAAGGCCAATGGATGCGGGGTGTCGTTGCAACGGTGCAACCTTGACGAGGTAAAAGCCCGGATTGAACGGACCGAAAAAAATGTAGCTGAACTAGAACATCAGAAACGGGAATTGCCGGAAGAAATCGAAAAACTCGATCAGGAAATCGCTCGATTGGATGGTGAGATTTCCAAAATTGACGAGTCCTTCTCTCAACTCGAACAGCAGGCCTCTGACGCAAACGAGGCTATCAATCGCGCGCAGGACTTGGTGAGAGAAGCTAACTGGTTCGACCGCCAGCTAGGTGATCGCGCCCGAATAGTTCAACGCTTGGAAGGTGTTGAAAAAATGCTTGAGGGCCAGCGGCAAAAGATGGGTCTGGAGCGAGAGCGCGCTGCGGCAGCAATAGGTGATCTGGAAACATACTTTCGACAGCTCGTCGCGACACTGATGCCCAATGGTTGTACTGGGAAAGTGAAGCTAGATGGCAACGGCCTTCATCCCGAGATACTGCTGGATCGCGGCGCAGGCCTTTCAACGGCGGCAGTAGAGTCGTTCAAAATCGTTGCTTTTGATCTCGCTGCTATGATCCTTTCAGTGAACGGAAAAGCTGATCTACCATCGTTCCTTATCCATGACAGCCCGCGTGAAGCAGACCTTGACGCTGGCATCTACTCAAACTTCTTTGATTTCGCGCTAAGCCTAGAAGAGAAGACAAGCCCGCCGCCATTCCAGTATATTGTCACGACAACCACCGCCCCAGCACAAATCACAGCAGATCATCACTCTGTACGGCTGAAACTGTCATCAACCCCACCTGAGGCCAGGTTGTTTGCGATGGACTTTGGATGA